The Argopecten irradians isolate NY chromosome 6, Ai_NY, whole genome shotgun sequence genome has a window encoding:
- the LOC138325263 gene encoding oxysterol-binding protein-related protein 9-like isoform X5, with the protein MAVIEGPLSKWTNVMKGWQYRWFVLDESSGILSYFTSKEKMMRGARRGCVRLKGAVIGIDDEDDSTFTITVDQKTFHFQARDADEREKWIQGLENTILRHSHSIKKQETKSVPTAADFDRKLAETDAYLQLLIGQVQTLDTRIEACEDVSAKEKYSVLKVTAEAMIEAIKHAIVMLQIAKVGSPENKKKESLKGPVMNGTMHEAVLTSGADFDHFGRRDENSSSIAVPETSYSSSEDEDFFDAEDFKSTPKTSPEKSTSSSLMTTPSPDGEEEKRDPPQIIASEDDYFDELYDDRDTEELGSLEKHGSIIAHLLSQVRIGMDLTKVVLPTFILERRSLLEMYADFFAHPDLFIKIPDMDTPAERMIQLVRWYMSAFHAGRNSDVAKKPYNPILGETFCCHWNMPDWPKTTDLADDGPVPWSTKENLAFIAEQVSHHPPISAFYAEHYNKRISLDGYIWTKSKFLGLSIGVHMIGKAVVSLIDHDEEYVITFPNGYGRSILTVPWVELGGKITITCAKTGFSANVDFHTKPFYGGKKHQITGHIYSPTDKKNAIVTIDGEWNGIMYAKYSSGRNEAFVDTKKMAIVKKRVKPLDTQSEFESRKLWEQVTRNLKQKNVEVATEFKHKLEHRQRTEAKERKEKGLKWETKQFHEVGEHWVYDRPLMKRLGKGTPTRTPTDSL; encoded by the exons ATGGCCGTAATCGAAGGTCCACTTAGCAAGTGGACAAATGTAATGAAAGGATGGCAATACAGATGGTTCGTTCTAGACGAAAGCTCTGGCATCCTGTCGTATTTTACT tCAAAAGAGAAGATGATGCGAGGAGCCAGGCGAGGCTGTGTAAGACTAAAG GGTGCAGTGATTGGAattgatgatgaagatgacagcACATTTACAATAACTGTGGATCAAAAAACATTCCATTTTCAAG CTCGAGATGCTGATGAGCGAGAAAAGTGGATACAAGGACTAGAAAATACAATACTAAGACATTCCCATTCCATTAAA AAGCAGGAAACTAAATCGGTTCCCACGGCTGCAGACTTTGACAGAAAACTTGCAGAAACAGATGCTTATTTACAACTTCTGATCGGTCAAGTGCAG ACATTGGATACAAGAATTGAGGCTTGTGAAGATGTGTCAGCCAAAGAGAAATACAGTGTGTTAAAAGTGACAGCCGAG GCTATGATTGAAGCTATAAAGCATGCCATTGTTATGCTTCAAATAGCGAAGGTAGGCTCCccagaaaataagaaaaag GAAAGTCTGAAGGGACCAGTAATGAACGGAACAATGCATGAGGCTGTGCTTACCTCAGGTGCAGATTTTGATCACTTTGGTCGGAGAG ACGAGAACAGTTCCAGTATAGCTGTACCAGAAACATCGTATTCCAGTAGTGAGGATGAAGATTTCTTTGATGCTGAGGACTTCAAGTCTACTCCAAAAACAAGTCCTGA AAAATCAACGTCTTCATCTTTGATGACAACGCCGAGTCCAGACGGGGAGGAGGAGAAGCGTGATCCCCCACAGATTATAGCATCAGAGGACGACTACTTCGACG AACTCTATGATGATCGTGATACAGAAGAGT TGGGTTCCCTGGAGAAACACGGCAGTATAATAGCTCACCTGTTATCACAGGTGAGAATCGGCATGGATCTAACCAAGGTTGTGCTTCCTACTTTTATTTTGGAGCGGAGATCACTACTGGAGATGTATGCAGACTTCTTTGCTCACCCAGATCTGTTTATCAA AATTCCTGATATGGACACACCGGCCGAGAGGATGATACAGCTGGTCCGCTGGTACATGTCCGCCTTCCATGCCGGCCGTAACAGTGATGTGGCCAAGAAACCATACAACCCTATTCTAGGGGAGACCTTTTGCTGTCACTGGAACATGCCTGACTGGCCAAAAACCACG GATCTAGCCGATGATGGTCCAGTTCCTTGGTCAACTAAAGAAAATTTAGCATTCATCGCAGAACAAGTGTCACACCACCCTCCTA tttctGCATTCTATGCTGAGCATTACAATAAAAGAATTTCATTGGACGGATACATTTGGACTAAGTCTAAGTTTCTTGGCCTGTCAATCGGGGTTCATATGATTGGAAAAGCTGTAGTATCTTTAATAGACCATGATGAAGAATATGTTATCACCTTCCCCAATGGCTATGGCAG GTCAATCCTTACAGTGCCTTGGGTTGAACTTGGAGGGAAAATTACCATTACATGTGCCAAAACAGGATTCTCTGCCAATGTAGACTTCCATACTAAG CCATTCTATGGAGGCAAGAAACACCAGATTACTGGACACATTTACTCACCAACAGacaaaaaaaatgcaattgTGACCATTGATGGCGAGTGGAATGGGATCATGTATGCGAAATACAGCTCAGGG AGAAATGAAGCTTTTGTGGATACTAAGAAAATGGCCATCGTGAAAAAAAGAGTGAAACCACTGGATACACAATCAGAGTTTGAATCTAGAAA GTTATGGGAACAGGTAACCAGGAACCTGAAGCAGAAAAATGTAGAGGTTGCAACAGAATTCAAACATAAGTTGGAGCACCGGCAACGAACAGAAGCAAAAGAAAGGAAAGAAAAGGGACTGAAATGGGAGACTAAG CAATTCCATGAGGTAGGCGAGCATTGGGTGTATGACCGACCACTAATGAAGCGCCTGGGGAAAGGCACCCCTACACGTACTCCTACTGACTCTTTGTGA
- the LOC138325263 gene encoding oxysterol-binding protein-related protein 9-like isoform X2 codes for MAVIEGPLSKWTNVMKGWQYRWFVLDESSGILSYFTSKEKMMRGARRGCVRLKGAVIGIDDEDDSTFTITVDQKTFHFQARDADEREKWIQGLENTILRHSHSIKKQETKSVPTAADFDRKLAETDAYLQLLIGQVQTLDTRIEACEDVSAKEKYSVLKVTAEAMIEAIKHAIVMLQIAKESLKGPVMNGTMHEAVLTSGADFDHFGRRASQRDNSHYCGIPASLSAESIDLNSSLPIPETSTSTPLPRDENSSSIAVPETSYSSSEDEDFFDAEDFKSTPKTSPEKSTSSSLMTTPSPDGEEEKRDPPQIIASEDDYFDELYDDRDTEELGSLEKHGSIIAHLLSQVRIGMDLTKVVLPTFILERRSLLEMYADFFAHPDLFIKIPDMDTPAERMIQLVRWYMSAFHAGRNSDVAKKPYNPILGETFCCHWNMPDWPKTTDLADDGPVPWSTKENLAFIAEQVSHHPPISAFYAEHYNKRISLDGYIWTKSKFLGLSIGVHMIGKAVVSLIDHDEEYVITFPNGYGRSILTVPWVELGGKITITCAKTGFSANVDFHTKPFYGGKKHQITGHIYSPTDKKNAIVTIDGEWNGIMYAKYSSGRNEAFVDTKKMAIVKKRVKPLDTQSEFESRKLWEQVTRNLKQKNVEVATEFKHKLEHRQRTEAKERKEKGLKWETKQFHEVGEHWVYDRPLMKRLGKGTPTRTPTDSL; via the exons ATGGCCGTAATCGAAGGTCCACTTAGCAAGTGGACAAATGTAATGAAAGGATGGCAATACAGATGGTTCGTTCTAGACGAAAGCTCTGGCATCCTGTCGTATTTTACT tCAAAAGAGAAGATGATGCGAGGAGCCAGGCGAGGCTGTGTAAGACTAAAG GGTGCAGTGATTGGAattgatgatgaagatgacagcACATTTACAATAACTGTGGATCAAAAAACATTCCATTTTCAAG CTCGAGATGCTGATGAGCGAGAAAAGTGGATACAAGGACTAGAAAATACAATACTAAGACATTCCCATTCCATTAAA AAGCAGGAAACTAAATCGGTTCCCACGGCTGCAGACTTTGACAGAAAACTTGCAGAAACAGATGCTTATTTACAACTTCTGATCGGTCAAGTGCAG ACATTGGATACAAGAATTGAGGCTTGTGAAGATGTGTCAGCCAAAGAGAAATACAGTGTGTTAAAAGTGACAGCCGAG GCTATGATTGAAGCTATAAAGCATGCCATTGTTATGCTTCAAATAGCGAAG GAAAGTCTGAAGGGACCAGTAATGAACGGAACAATGCATGAGGCTGTGCTTACCTCAGGTGCAGATTTTGATCACTTTGGTCGGAGAG CAAGCCAGCGGGATAATTCTCATTATTGTGGAATTCCTGCCTCCTTGTCAGCAGAGAGCATAGACCTCAACTCTTCTCTTCCTATTCCTGAAACCTCTACCAGCACACCTCTCCCCAGGG ACGAGAACAGTTCCAGTATAGCTGTACCAGAAACATCGTATTCCAGTAGTGAGGATGAAGATTTCTTTGATGCTGAGGACTTCAAGTCTACTCCAAAAACAAGTCCTGA AAAATCAACGTCTTCATCTTTGATGACAACGCCGAGTCCAGACGGGGAGGAGGAGAAGCGTGATCCCCCACAGATTATAGCATCAGAGGACGACTACTTCGACG AACTCTATGATGATCGTGATACAGAAGAGT TGGGTTCCCTGGAGAAACACGGCAGTATAATAGCTCACCTGTTATCACAGGTGAGAATCGGCATGGATCTAACCAAGGTTGTGCTTCCTACTTTTATTTTGGAGCGGAGATCACTACTGGAGATGTATGCAGACTTCTTTGCTCACCCAGATCTGTTTATCAA AATTCCTGATATGGACACACCGGCCGAGAGGATGATACAGCTGGTCCGCTGGTACATGTCCGCCTTCCATGCCGGCCGTAACAGTGATGTGGCCAAGAAACCATACAACCCTATTCTAGGGGAGACCTTTTGCTGTCACTGGAACATGCCTGACTGGCCAAAAACCACG GATCTAGCCGATGATGGTCCAGTTCCTTGGTCAACTAAAGAAAATTTAGCATTCATCGCAGAACAAGTGTCACACCACCCTCCTA tttctGCATTCTATGCTGAGCATTACAATAAAAGAATTTCATTGGACGGATACATTTGGACTAAGTCTAAGTTTCTTGGCCTGTCAATCGGGGTTCATATGATTGGAAAAGCTGTAGTATCTTTAATAGACCATGATGAAGAATATGTTATCACCTTCCCCAATGGCTATGGCAG GTCAATCCTTACAGTGCCTTGGGTTGAACTTGGAGGGAAAATTACCATTACATGTGCCAAAACAGGATTCTCTGCCAATGTAGACTTCCATACTAAG CCATTCTATGGAGGCAAGAAACACCAGATTACTGGACACATTTACTCACCAACAGacaaaaaaaatgcaattgTGACCATTGATGGCGAGTGGAATGGGATCATGTATGCGAAATACAGCTCAGGG AGAAATGAAGCTTTTGTGGATACTAAGAAAATGGCCATCGTGAAAAAAAGAGTGAAACCACTGGATACACAATCAGAGTTTGAATCTAGAAA GTTATGGGAACAGGTAACCAGGAACCTGAAGCAGAAAAATGTAGAGGTTGCAACAGAATTCAAACATAAGTTGGAGCACCGGCAACGAACAGAAGCAAAAGAAAGGAAAGAAAAGGGACTGAAATGGGAGACTAAG CAATTCCATGAGGTAGGCGAGCATTGGGTGTATGACCGACCACTAATGAAGCGCCTGGGGAAAGGCACCCCTACACGTACTCCTACTGACTCTTTGTGA
- the LOC138325263 gene encoding oxysterol-binding protein-related protein 9-like isoform X7 → MAVIEGPLSKWTNVMKGWQYRWFVLDESSGILSYFTSKEKMMRGARRGCVRLKGAVIGIDDEDDSTFTITVDQKTFHFQARDADEREKWIQGLENTILRHSHSIKKQETKSVPTAADFDRKLAETDAYLQLLIGQVQTLDTRIEACEDVSAKEKYSVLKVTAEAMIEAIKHAIVMLQIAKVGSPENKKKESLKGPVMNGTMHEAVLTSDENSSSIAVPETSYSSSEDEDFFDAEDFKSTPKTSPEKSTSSSLMTTPSPDGEEEKRDPPQIIASEDDYFDELYDDRDTEELGSLEKHGSIIAHLLSQVRIGMDLTKVVLPTFILERRSLLEMYADFFAHPDLFIKIPDMDTPAERMIQLVRWYMSAFHAGRNSDVAKKPYNPILGETFCCHWNMPDWPKTTDLADDGPVPWSTKENLAFIAEQVSHHPPISAFYAEHYNKRISLDGYIWTKSKFLGLSIGVHMIGKAVVSLIDHDEEYVITFPNGYGRSILTVPWVELGGKITITCAKTGFSANVDFHTKPFYGGKKHQITGHIYSPTDKKNAIVTIDGEWNGIMYAKYSSGRNEAFVDTKKMAIVKKRVKPLDTQSEFESRKLWEQVTRNLKQKNVEVATEFKHKLEHRQRTEAKERKEKGLKWETKQFHEVGEHWVYDRPLMKRLGKGTPTRTPTDSL, encoded by the exons ATGGCCGTAATCGAAGGTCCACTTAGCAAGTGGACAAATGTAATGAAAGGATGGCAATACAGATGGTTCGTTCTAGACGAAAGCTCTGGCATCCTGTCGTATTTTACT tCAAAAGAGAAGATGATGCGAGGAGCCAGGCGAGGCTGTGTAAGACTAAAG GGTGCAGTGATTGGAattgatgatgaagatgacagcACATTTACAATAACTGTGGATCAAAAAACATTCCATTTTCAAG CTCGAGATGCTGATGAGCGAGAAAAGTGGATACAAGGACTAGAAAATACAATACTAAGACATTCCCATTCCATTAAA AAGCAGGAAACTAAATCGGTTCCCACGGCTGCAGACTTTGACAGAAAACTTGCAGAAACAGATGCTTATTTACAACTTCTGATCGGTCAAGTGCAG ACATTGGATACAAGAATTGAGGCTTGTGAAGATGTGTCAGCCAAAGAGAAATACAGTGTGTTAAAAGTGACAGCCGAG GCTATGATTGAAGCTATAAAGCATGCCATTGTTATGCTTCAAATAGCGAAGGTAGGCTCCccagaaaataagaaaaag GAAAGTCTGAAGGGACCAGTAATGAACGGAACAATGCATGAGGCTGTGCTTACCTCAG ACGAGAACAGTTCCAGTATAGCTGTACCAGAAACATCGTATTCCAGTAGTGAGGATGAAGATTTCTTTGATGCTGAGGACTTCAAGTCTACTCCAAAAACAAGTCCTGA AAAATCAACGTCTTCATCTTTGATGACAACGCCGAGTCCAGACGGGGAGGAGGAGAAGCGTGATCCCCCACAGATTATAGCATCAGAGGACGACTACTTCGACG AACTCTATGATGATCGTGATACAGAAGAGT TGGGTTCCCTGGAGAAACACGGCAGTATAATAGCTCACCTGTTATCACAGGTGAGAATCGGCATGGATCTAACCAAGGTTGTGCTTCCTACTTTTATTTTGGAGCGGAGATCACTACTGGAGATGTATGCAGACTTCTTTGCTCACCCAGATCTGTTTATCAA AATTCCTGATATGGACACACCGGCCGAGAGGATGATACAGCTGGTCCGCTGGTACATGTCCGCCTTCCATGCCGGCCGTAACAGTGATGTGGCCAAGAAACCATACAACCCTATTCTAGGGGAGACCTTTTGCTGTCACTGGAACATGCCTGACTGGCCAAAAACCACG GATCTAGCCGATGATGGTCCAGTTCCTTGGTCAACTAAAGAAAATTTAGCATTCATCGCAGAACAAGTGTCACACCACCCTCCTA tttctGCATTCTATGCTGAGCATTACAATAAAAGAATTTCATTGGACGGATACATTTGGACTAAGTCTAAGTTTCTTGGCCTGTCAATCGGGGTTCATATGATTGGAAAAGCTGTAGTATCTTTAATAGACCATGATGAAGAATATGTTATCACCTTCCCCAATGGCTATGGCAG GTCAATCCTTACAGTGCCTTGGGTTGAACTTGGAGGGAAAATTACCATTACATGTGCCAAAACAGGATTCTCTGCCAATGTAGACTTCCATACTAAG CCATTCTATGGAGGCAAGAAACACCAGATTACTGGACACATTTACTCACCAACAGacaaaaaaaatgcaattgTGACCATTGATGGCGAGTGGAATGGGATCATGTATGCGAAATACAGCTCAGGG AGAAATGAAGCTTTTGTGGATACTAAGAAAATGGCCATCGTGAAAAAAAGAGTGAAACCACTGGATACACAATCAGAGTTTGAATCTAGAAA GTTATGGGAACAGGTAACCAGGAACCTGAAGCAGAAAAATGTAGAGGTTGCAACAGAATTCAAACATAAGTTGGAGCACCGGCAACGAACAGAAGCAAAAGAAAGGAAAGAAAAGGGACTGAAATGGGAGACTAAG CAATTCCATGAGGTAGGCGAGCATTGGGTGTATGACCGACCACTAATGAAGCGCCTGGGGAAAGGCACCCCTACACGTACTCCTACTGACTCTTTGTGA